acacacTCCTCAAAGATCATGATAGGAATACCATCATTCAGCAATTTAAAAATTCCTGTATATTTCAACTCATCTAAGGCAGATCCCACCAAACCTTTTCTCATGGAAAATGTAGATGTTTTTAGTAATGCAGATGTAGATGAAGTTAATAAATGGCTAAATCAAAAGAAAAGCGAGTTCTCTTTTGGAAAAATgcaatttgaaagaaaaaaactgcCGGTGACAAAatgttctctttttttaatactGTTCCAGGTAACTAATCAAGTTGAAGATTCCGATGTTTATTAAATggtctgaaaattatttaagtGTGGAACAACtttttcaatatctaaatttttatattatatgtgATTTTACATGGATAATTCACGTCACAAACTTCCGTTAATTTCGATTAAGTTAACCGAGCACGTACATGTATCAAGGACGTTTCGGTTATTTTGGGTACAAACTATTGTCAGACGATAGAGATACATATGTAAGTAAATAGATCAGTTATTTACAACCTAAAATTCGCCAGAGTTCGGTGGGTCAAGTAAATAATCCTCAATTCTaaataaatgttgtttaaaTCGACCCCCTATAAATCTGAGACggcgagtgtcgtccctttacatttttgatttgaatcattatgtGTTAAATGCTGTTAGTTACAATACACtttagaattatgttttaacttATCATCGTAGTTTGTTTTCGGatacagtaatacatgtatttataaattgtataaaaaaaaaaattctgctgtTACTTTTCCCGATTTTCATCGAATTGGAAATTAGAAATCGACTGAAATGGTAGTTTATTTTACATGCAaatcaaatgtaaataattCATAGCAAATCCGACACTTCCCATATCTCAAACTACTACAATGTACTAGATTTTTAAGACTGTATCTTCTCTCAAATGGTAATGCAATCAGTCATGCTCTTCGAACACATGCAGTTTTGAGAATTAACCAAGAAAATCCTTGAAAATATTTCCCTACACCTATcatatgtttttaaatctctCCATATATTATTGATGATTATAAAGAGAATCTACGTCACTTAAAAGTTAACTTCAGTTGCATTTGATTACTAGTATCTTGGTAAGTGTCAGGGAAGTTCCGGTTAATTTGGATACCAAAGTAAAGTTAGACTTTAAGGATAAGTTGATAGATCAAGACACGGTTGCATTTGTACGTGTAGTTATAGATGCCTAAATATCCAATATTTAAATGGTTGTTTATAATATCAAATAAGATTTTAAGTGTTTGAAAAAACGGACCTAAACAGATgagatttataaattttatgtatgaaatggTTTACTTGTGTATTTTGATTGAATCACTAAAacttgaatgttagaagtctaATAAAAAGCGAACTACAAAGGAAGGAAGCCTTTATTAAACTAACACAAATTTGTCTATTTGTATAAACAATACATTGATATTGAATTTCGATATCGTATTTCAGATTTCGAATATCGATTTAGCCTTCTGGAGCTCGTTTCATGGAGCTAAAATTTTTGGCCTAACTTTAGTCTAGTCCGAGGACTTACACCGAAGCTTAGTCGGGCGTATTTTGCATTTCATAAAGCGGCGTAACTAGAGGCGTAAACTTTAAACTATAGCTTTAACATAAGTCATTGACAACGCAGCACTGCACATGCATAAAATTGTTTCTATTACTTTTGATATGTACAGGTGTATGTAGCATGTGAAAATAAGAACAATTTTATAGGAACTGGcaattgtaataatttttatttaaaaatatttaagatttgaTAAACTCTTGTTTCACACAAaggttataatttttaaataatagtcctttttcttcaaaaatttaccggacaaaaaatataatatcgaaattaaattataaaaatagataaaacattAAACGGGAAACCAAAAAATGGTGAAGTGTATATGATTTTCTGGGACACTAGCGCAAAGAGTGTTATTAAGTGTCAAAAAATGTTTCATCCACAtactagtaatacatgtacaaatgtttaatttaaagtgGACTTACTCGGTATTATTTTGGTTGAAGTACACGACTTGTGTAATGTGCTCAATAGAATAATCAATATAGCATTTTAAGTAATTAGGTAGTCCACaatatatgttattttattacttttatcatattgaaaattttgaatttacttggTCGGTGTAAATTTACAAGTTGTCATACTGATGTTTACATCCAATTTTCTGACCTTTGTCGCTCTTTGTCATTGagcatttcaattaaaataaattttaggggtaataaaacaaaattaatgtttctttgttttcaatCATTTCGCGATGCTTTGTAATTTAGCGCGATATAATGTATtctatgcatgtacatgtattataatgttACACTTTCTGTATCCAGTATTTAGaaagtatttatcaattcagtTTGAATTGCAGACTTGTCTAAACTCTAATGTGTCATCATTCTTGTAGTTAAAAACCATGTATCAATAACGTCATAATCTTCACTTTAAAAAGAGATTCACAAATTACGTTTATGATTGTGCATTAGTAGCAGTGAGTTTAATCGGCTTCGATTTTCAGTATTATTTGCATTCAATATTAATGCATCTACAGGTATATACATCGTAGGTTATAAAGATATACTGTCCATATATCAATTACAAAAAACGTTAGCTATTTTGGGGGTTGGAGTAggaatgaaaataaggaaattaagagtgaaattgaagttatagatatactacgccagctccccccccccaccccccccacccccccccccccccccatcaagcATTAGGatattgaagattttggaaagttgggttttttgtttatgcttgtcaagatttttattTGGACGTGTCTGGCCCCCCAattttaaaaacgatgctacgtgtctgtAATGTTACACACAAACTCTGAATATTTTTCATCATCTGTTGGTGCACTCGATTTCAGCTAAATTAGGTTAGTGCTCTAGATTTATTCTGCGCATGCACTTTCAGCAAAAGGTCTATCGCGCATATCAGACAGGCATTGCCAGTCTTCTCTCGACTGTTTTTGAGGCCTTGTGAAAAGGGTACTTGTAGGCGAAGTTTCATATAGAGATAAGGTAGGTACACACAAACTCGTGTTATGTGATTTGCCTTCAATATGGCGAGAAAATCGTGACAATTTTATACTACATTGATCTCTTCTAACAGAAAACTCTGTATAAATATACGAGAAAACAATCAAGCTTTAAAGCACAGGGGCATCGAacccgctctacactctatgacatacatgtatataaataatacacaagggaaaaatcgaaagtaggacacgatttgtaaacattgtcaaaaaacaacttacttgaCAAAAGTTACGCAAATCCTCCCACACAATGTTGCAAGTGTGGTCACAAAACACGTTCACATTGaaatattcctaataaactCGATAAAAAGCGTTTTTATCTCATTAAAACCGCTGTCTGCTGCAGACATTCAATCTCTTCGCccaagaaaagataactctgtactTTCGCCATCCGAAATCTCTCGGGACTCTCTATGTTCagtaatgatatacatgtattgtaaaattcCGCGAAACAtcaataacaaaacaaagaaataatttcaTACATCTGCAGATCCGAACTTGCATCGGGGGTAGGGGTGAATTTTGAATGATGgacaatcttattttaaaatagataagtagaattcagtttaaaatgtcaaaatatatacatattttttttatacaatgtagATCTGCTGtcacaatgtatatatttatggtGTATATATTTGTGGTCTTAAAGATAATGATAGGAAATTTGAGAACAATGAATTGTTCGACCTGCTACTGCAATTACTTTATACTGACCACGAGAGCAAGACCATTTGATTTAGAAGAAAGAGACTTGCATAGTTTAAATTTagtgaagaaaaatatttagtaattttagaatgaacaattaatgatgatgaaaaggtgttgaaacagtatttaattttaaatattttttcttattctcagaaatgttaatgaaaaactACTTTGGTGttgacatataatttttttaactattttcttattcaataattaaaatactcatAATTCATTAATTGTCTTTGCAAcccatttcttcaaaattaattgtcatTGCCTAAGAATCTCAGCattgttttaattgtcaatatcaaattactagtatatttacattttacaaaagattaaatgataggaaatatatttgtttttaaacaattgcaTTTTAATTACGGTAATTAAAGTACATGCCAAATATATCGGAACGAATGTTATTATGTAGGTACATAAGACGAACATTTCCCCACACATTTAACAGTTTACCGCCGAAATTTCTACTATCATCACTGaacatatatagagaaaaagtacagagttatcttttcttggGCGAAGAGATTGAATGTCTGCAGCGGACAGCGGTTTTAATGAGATAAAAACGCTTTTTATTAGGAATATTTCAATGTGAACGtgttttttgacaacatttgcaacattgtgtgggaggatttgcgtaacttttgtcaagtaagttgtttttttttttacattttttacaaatcgtgtcctactttcgataatcgattcttcccttgtgtattatttatatatgtcatagagtgtagagcggatacgatgcccctgtgcttTAAGCTCATGAAATATTGACCAATGTGATTAAAGCATTGTGCAATGCAAAAAGCAATGTTCAGTGCGAAAACGAATTGTTCAGTGCAAGAAAACATTCTTCAATGCAAAAAAGCAATGGCTAATGGGGAAAAAAGCGTAAAGCAATCGTTGTAGATGATACATAGAGAAAGTTACATGTGTTTGCTCAATTTAAAGTTCATATTAAAAGGTTCCGATCACAATAGACAATTATTTTATAACCTgcttaatatatagaatatataatTGAATCAgatattaacaaacattcatACGACATGCttgattgaaaaaagaaatattttctcttcaGAAATTATAGTACACTGtattacagtatttattttttatcaatagaTATGAGTATTAAATATTAGTTGGGTTGAACGTTACAAAGAGCACataatcaaccaaaatttgaacgAATTCCGATCCTCAGTCATGTtcaataactctaaattatccggaTATATTTTTCATTCGTACCATTAATCTGCCTTTCATACAAACAACTTTAATTAATTAGTCTTCTAGTTTTAATCTTATGATCAGGTATTCAATGAAAGGCTTGGCTTAATGGATTCACTAAGATCTACTACATAATTATAGGTAAAGCCACCGAtactacttttaaaaaaaaaattgatctcaacttgtatattcattcattttatccACCGTGGGCAAACTTTGAAAAATGCATGGACACCATCAATTATTTTcctttctttatttcatttataaaagttaagcacgaataacatttttatgatgaaaaaagtACTTTGGGACTGAGGGTTGGATGACCTTTAAGAAAGTACAATTGATTTACACTGCTAACAACCATATCATGGTTTAAGTCTTATAAAACCAGTAATCAATTTTATGGTCCGATTTCATACACTTCCCGTTTATAGCATCTCCTATATAAATCTACATGACCCATCAAATGTGtttgaaaactaaaatttgtCCAGCTAAggtaatttatatgaaaatgcatgtatttctTACTAAAAtgagtttgttttttttccttgtaGAATAACACACAAAAGAGGGATTAAAGTAGCTAATCATGTTGAAGTTGTCCATCAACATCCAGACCATTTTGGCGGGAATGAGCATTGGTCTTTTTGTGTACTACGTCATCAAACGGATGCGGTATCGTCTGCCACCTGGACCATGGTGTATCCCACTTATTGGGCATTATAAGAGTAACGATGTGTTTAATTTCACTCAGAGAGATaacaagttttgtttttcaaaataaatctcAACGTTAACTATTATACGCTCCATGTATCGTTTTATTTGTACATAGAATATAGGACGTATAGAATTATGAATAACAAGCAAGcgttcaaatattattttatttcctaTAGTTTATTCATCGCCTGAGTTTCACTTAAAAACCGCAGCGCTTGCAAAGGAATACGGTCCTATAATCCGGCTGTCTGTTGGTGtgtataaaattcaaacactcACAAAAAAGCACACTCGCACGCACACACCTACACACACCTTTGATTATGAATTGTTTCACAAATGGATTAACATTGATAAAATCTAggaattacaaatgtattctTTACATTTATTGGAAAGGTCCCCAAACCTGGGTTGTTCTAAATGACATCAACTCTGTGCTGGAAGCAATGGTAACGAAAAAGACCGATTTTGCTGGAAGACCACAGATTACATCAGGTACGTGACAGTTGTATcatgaatgaaaaaagaaagacccccccccctttttttataGATTATCTTTTGCTATATAAGTTTACGTAAGAAATTACATATGGTACTTTTACGACATACACGTACAACTAAACTTCGGGTAAAGGATGATATCCCTTAACAAATGAAAACAGCCCCTTTTATGCAATTAAGTATAGGAGATCTACCAAGCTTtcgattattttaaagaaaagagtGAATAAATGTGACATATTCTGATTTGTGTTGGTAGCTTGGatagtttttttaatgttaaggtTGACACATTATCAATGATTTTGCACACCCTGTAACAGTGAATTTCGTTCTGGTTTGTGAACTTGTCCTTTCAGTGAATGAAAATGAATAGAATGGTTGGATCTTGGTGGAATAATCGATATGTATATGAAGGATTTATTATCGTTTTACTAACAGCGTTACAGTTTGGTTTGCTTGTCGAGGCGTGCTTAAATTTTGTATCCAGGGCTGGTTTTTACAAAACTATCGTAAGACCTATAATAAGACATACTAGTATCTTAAGATTGTCATAAGATCTGATTTATGGTAGTCATAAGATTTATCACTTCTGTTTCACGAGGCAATCTTAAAAGTTATATTGTAGAAATCTTAAGACAATTTTAAGTCACACTTCAGGCTTGCGTATactaatttttttgtacattataaaaaaaagaactaaGGTTACGTGTGGGATGTTTAATTTTTGCTtatattagttttaaatttttagatagttTATTTGAGTTACAAATATTAATGAGTTTTATGCTCTgaaatgataattgattttgCACCCACTGAAATCTATGTCACGTGACACACATGTGTACTACAATTTTAATGACCGGAGCAGAACATCTACTAAGATTAATGTAAACAGTGTATCTTTACCATAAATAATGATTCATATCTCCCATATGTTTGGTTCTTTTGAATAGAAATAGGATTCTATATGAGTAAACATATCAAAAATTAAGTACCTGCAAGATAAAGAtaaattcctaaaaaaaaaattactgggGATTGTATTTCACACCATCCTTTCGAGAAATGCACAGCAAATATTATCTTCCCTATaatctttaattttgattttaattgctAATTGAATACATTGGAATTTAGCGCATTActttttttagttaaaaaataacatCACAGCATGCAATCATGAAATATTGgggtaaaaataattattcaaaaagCAAATATATCAGAGAAAGGGTGGAATTGTGCTATAACttgtgactttttaaaaaatattctttaaagcCAATGTAAATAGtataaaacaaatgtcaaaactGTCATTTCAGGTGATGTGTTTACGGAAGGAGGAAAGGATATAACCCTGGCTAATTATTCAGCTTCCTGGAAATTACATAGGAAAATAGTCGGAAAGGCCCTAAGGTCAGTTGCACCGGTACTTTTTTCCTATCATGAATATTGACTTAAAAATGATTACTAAGTTTACTTTATTCAACTACAATCAATTTTTAGGAATTATCTTCAAGGGGATTTATTGGAAAACATGATTCAAGAcaatatgaataaatttttgGACAAGATGGCCGAAGAGAAAGGACCGTTCGTTTTCAAAGAATACATGgatctgataatttttcatcAACTGTACACAATATGTTTTGGAGAAAAGTAAGACTTCTTAAACCTTTTGCTTCGacacaaacagaaaaaattaaactttttattttatttatatttttgctgaaaaaaaatagaactGGATGAGTGACTGCATAAATAACAAACGACCAAATAGTCGATCCAAGAATTTAGTATAAATACAATATCAACTTATAATATTGTCATTTTAGCATATTGGCATTTTACTCGAATACCTTgtaaaatgtaatataaaaatgtgtttttaatgtttaatataatGACAACGTTAGTTCAGAAATTATCCAACGTAACAGATAAATTAAGCTCCTGTAGAACATACTTCATGTCTTTATCTGTATTGattaaaatggttaaaataCTTAAATGCAAAAGGATGTTTAACATTGAGATAAATCAATTTTCCACATGCCTCTCGCCAATATATTTCTTTCCATCGTTTGAGATAATCTGGACTGTTTAAGCAAGATAACTTGCATAACTTTTACTAAGCAGAAAAGAGAGCGAAGAAAAATTATagatattattttgaaaatatctttcTTCAAATTATGAAGAATTTTCACATCGGtaaaagaatgtttttatttactttaaagtCAATTTTCATGAACtgaaatcatatatataatgattttataaaggaaaaaaaatagacaaaattataacctttttatatattctttatttccATAAGACGTCCTGTAGATGACCCGGAGGTGAAAAGATTTATTAAATTAGACAATGATCTGCTGGAGAAATTTGGTTCGGGTTTCTTTGAAGACGTATTTCCGTATCTGAGACACATCTTTACGACGGCTAAATGGAAGAAAATGCTTGTTTTGACAGAAGAAGTGCTGAACATTCTCCGGAAGAATTTGAAAGAACACAAAGAAACTTTCCAGCCAGGTGATAAATCACAAGTCTTTACCACATTTCTTAATCCCTCTCCAAACCCCAAtccttaaccccccccccccaaaaaaaaacaaaaaaaaaacaaccgaaatgtacctgtatgtgtataaataatataattaaaaatatatacttaaaaaaattagatttaacTTCCATTGGCCTGAgtgaaaatatatcatatttacatatacatccACACGAGACTCTGCATTAAGATTTCACTATCAATTACAGGAGTCAACAGGGACTTTACAGACAGCATGCTTATCGCCAAACAGGAAGCGAAGGATGAGGGCGATGAGGCGGCCCTGGAGATCTTGGATGACACGCACCTGGTTCAGACAATATCTAATATCTTCATTGGTTCgttgtttgattatttttaatcttTGTTCAAGGAGTTTTCTTTAGAAGGATTTTTTCATAACTTATACTTGAATTATCTTTTAATTGTTTTCTATAGCGGGGGCAGACACTACTCGTTTCCTTATTGACTGGTTCGTTTATTTCATGACACGATTTCCGGAAACCCAAGCAAAATGTCAGGAGGAAATTGACAGAGTTGTTGGTAAATAATAGTTATAATACATATTGAATATACATAATCTAAAAGACTGAAGGGGTTTTTTGATTACATTGcagtgaaaaaaataagttacattttataaaaaaaaaaattcaagatattgtataaattatttatcatgACATGTGGTGAAAACggacaatgttcaaaataaaaagtccAAATGAAAACCATAAAACGGGAGCAGAGagaacacggacctctaaaaaaaaattgaggtaccGGTAGAATCTGTTGTCGGTAATGTttacatattgtaatatatCTGCATCTATATGCATATATGATAGGCATAGATGTATATAGTGTAAGACATTGAAGAAGTATTACATGTCAAAGAATGTAATAagttattagtacatgtatgttactaTTTCTTGTCATCTTTTAGAAGGTTGAATATTTTCGGCATTTCCGTTACTTTCCACCACAGAACACACGCTGTGCTTTCATATTGTGAATAtcttttgattgaaaaaatcAGTGCTTCAgaaaattatgatataaaaatcaccAAATTGTTAGATTCTTCAATTGTGgtataatgttaaaatttacTCTTTTATCATGACattacatataaaattatagaattgaaaataaattatgtaacaCATAAACAGTATTATAAAACTTTGTAAACTTCTGTAGGATCGAAGCAACTTTCAATGAAGGACAGAGGCAATTTAGATTACACCGAGGCCTGTATATTTGAGACGATGCGAATTTCAAATTCTGTTGGTTTTGGGATTCCACACATGACAGTCTGTGATTCACAAGTTGGTGagaataaaattattcttttccATTGAAATTCtactatttttttcatgtatggATTTATCTAAGATCTGGaatcaattttgattaattatgcaggcatatctgttaattagggccccgcaaggatttgcgggtgccctatagtaatcactctgtctgtccgtccttctgtctgccgtctgtcactcttccgtccacaaattttctgtttttttctaataactttttttatggttgcccaatcaagttcaaatttggtatggtagttcagtagacagaaataaatattttgatgctaagtttggttctctatgtcttttGATTTGGAGCTTGGGTGGTGCagtagattccttaactatgcataagaatgaatgggcaaagagagataactgctgagaatgttaccattgtatacttggaaggctgtgcaatatttgtcctttgggattattaaccttccacaggaagaaaatcctaagctttatctttatctgtcacattgagattaattactgcactgcctgtgtctgaaaatgaactttgttttgaagttaaggtcaattttgaatgatgtgtagtgtgtacattctttgaaatatggatttaaaatataatattcatactttattttggttaatataccgtacacaatgatttatgataattttattgaattctaaaatcaagatatatattatcttaatataattattaagatatcctttttcactattttattttttaattatttattttatgcttttctgccttaatgctgttaattttaacaggtaatcagataataaccccattctgtcatttctgaaaaaaaaatcttattgtaaatttataagaaaaggataagagagcagaacaattactcccctgggattaattatcttgcctgctgcagaaaatttagaggcttatctctatctgtcatatgaagattaatgaacacctttgtctgcaactgatgtttgttttgaagttgaggtcaaccctgggtgatacaatgtatttgcattcactgaaggcttgcattttataaaacacctgtttaaatctttttttaaatacacatttaatttatttttttataagacatgaggttatccctgttttatgcagatacaaggttactatttagagtttttggacattcaggaattatcttgaaattttaaaaatacagttgttacttataattttgattttttttttaaatgtaatcaaattaaactctcattccatgagctgcacccttatatttttacccctcagtttaacactttaattgttggatgaaaatcatatccaactacaaatcatgagatcctatatattgcagttctttaaatcttatgccgggcatttatttttcatcattgttaatatatatatatataaagagtatggaattcaaagtttttttcacttctctatattgattgtcatagcggggcccttcctgactggtcagttttctagttttcaTGATCAACatttcgaattttttttaataaagggATCTTTCGAAATAATGATGTTTGTATTCTAATAATGTGAattccatttttaaattttcaactaaaattaatcgcaatactttgaaatttcaaaacacGCAATAAAGCATTTTCTATTCTGATTCAGGGGGATACGATATTCCAAAAGGCACCACTGTACTTATCAATTACTGGGCGCTTCACCATGACCCTAAACAATGGAAGGACCCAGAACAATTTGACCCACATCGCTTTCTCGATGAAAACGGCAAAATGAAACCCACCAAACCAGACAGTTGGCTTCCCTTTTCTGTCGGACGCCGAGTTTGTTTGGGAGAATCTTTGGCCAAATCAGACATCCTACTGATATGTGCCAATCTTCTACAGCGATTTGAAATAAGTCTCCCAGAGGGCGTGAAGCCGAATTTAGAGTGTCATATGAAGGGATTTGGTATGGAAATGACATCTGATTACAAAATCGTGGTCAAAGAAAGATCTGGATGATCAAACATGGTTATGGACTAGTTAAATTGTACGTGTACATTATTTGCACGATGTAGGATGATGATGATTATTACATATGcaatttttaaagcgctaagcatagctgcaGCGCTTTTTTGTCGCCAGATTTCTAAGCCTACTTCCACTTTCGTTTTCGCATTTCCTATATACCGCCACCTACTGGCGGATGCTGGAGAAGTCGTATCATGGAGAAGTCGTACTCTGTAAAAATCATAACTATGCAGTAGGGGGAACTTAATTATCTTCAAGTTATCCTGCATGCAGATGCATTTGTTCCTCCAgtattaaattaacaataagttt
This is a stretch of genomic DNA from Crassostrea angulata isolate pt1a10 chromosome 4, ASM2561291v2, whole genome shotgun sequence. It encodes these proteins:
- the LOC128180508 gene encoding steroid 17-alpha-hydroxylase/17,20 lyase-like; this translates as MLKLSINIQTILAGMSIGLFVYYVIKRMRYRLPPGPWCIPLIGHYKIYSSPEFHLKTAALAKEYGPIIRLSVGPQTWVVLNDINSVLEAMVTKKTDFAGRPQITSGDVFTEGGKDITLANYSASWKLHRKIVGKALRNYLQGDLLENMIQDNMNKFLDKMAEEKGPFVFKEYMDLIIFHQLYTICFGEKRPVDDPEVKRFIKLDNDLLEKFGSGFFEDVFPYLRHIFTTAKWKKMLVLTEEVLNILRKNLKEHKETFQPGVNRDFTDSMLIAKQEAKDEGDEAALEILDDTHLVQTISNIFIAGADTTRFLIDWFVYFMTRFPETQAKCQEEIDRVVGSKQLSMKDRGNLDYTEACIFETMRISNSVGFGIPHMTVCDSQVGGYDIPKGTTVLINYWALHHDPKQWKDPEQFDPHRFLDENGKMKPTKPDSWLPFSVGRRVCLGESLAKSDILLICANLLQRFEISLPEGVKPNLECHMKGFGMEMTSDYKIVVKERSG